A section of the Rummeliibacillus pycnus genome encodes:
- a CDS encoding DUF3055 domain-containing protein — MERFFLYDDIEENKTRFVSFMGENQRYDLAILQSVRFYGKVLVLDMQHNRFAILGTDDLDEPGYLEQVYNRPPEEAQEIREYLYELIG, encoded by the coding sequence ATGGAAAGATTTTTCTTATATGATGATATAGAAGAAAACAAGACGAGATTCGTCAGTTTTATGGGTGAAAACCAACGGTACGATCTTGCAATTTTACAGAGTGTTCGTTTCTATGGGAAGGTACTTGTATTAGACATGCAACATAATCGATTTGCCATTTTAGGAACTGATGATTTAGATGAACCCGGCTATTTAGAACAAGTCTACAATCGCCCTCCTGAAGAAGCGCAAGAAATTCGTGAGTATCTGTACGAATTAATCGGATAG
- a CDS encoding DUF86 domain-containing protein: protein MYFVDRKKITNNLEYMDSLINTFEQTTNWLIDDVHKLAVERIANILIEAIIDVGNSMIDGFIMRDPGSYEDIIDILVDEKVITSEMDQPLKSLIGLRRGLVRDILEVNDEEVVQVLNGNLTAIKEFSPHINDYLINELGPVSAFIPEEQ, encoded by the coding sequence ATGTATTTTGTCGACCGAAAAAAAATTACAAATAACCTTGAATATATGGATTCTCTTATCAATACGTTTGAACAAACAACAAATTGGCTAATTGATGATGTACATAAATTAGCTGTTGAACGCATCGCAAATATTCTTATTGAAGCAATTATCGATGTAGGTAACTCTATGATTGATGGCTTTATTATGCGTGATCCTGGAAGTTACGAAGACATTATTGATATTCTAGTGGATGAAAAAGTGATTACATCTGAAATGGATCAACCTCTGAAATCTTTGATCGGACTTCGTCGTGGACTTGTCCGTGATATTTTAGAAGTAAATGATGAAGAAGTTGTTCAAGTATTAAACGGAAATTTAACTGCAATTAAAGAATTTTCTCCTCATATAAATGACTATTTGATCAATGAGTTAGGACCTGTTTCAGCATTTATTCCAGAGGAACAATAA
- a CDS encoding TIGR01457 family HAD-type hydrolase yields MKQYKAYCFDLDGTVYRGLDPILEAKEFIHYLQKQGIEPFFATNNAKMTRAQVQKKLHKMGIEAKTNRIMTSAIATAKYIANHYPNKTVKVLGGDGLRQALLDEGMNIVDKNPNVFVLGMNPEITYQMLADACYDIQNGAVFVATNGDIKYPSEYGFAPGNGALAELIHHVTDVTPFYIGKPAPHMLEIIRQEFQLQKEEMLMIGDNYDTDILAGINYGIDTLHVNTGVTRTEVVQRKEQPATYTVETLLDLL; encoded by the coding sequence ATGAAACAGTATAAAGCCTATTGTTTTGATTTGGATGGTACAGTGTATAGAGGATTAGATCCTATTTTAGAAGCGAAAGAATTTATACACTATTTACAAAAACAAGGAATTGAACCTTTTTTTGCGACCAATAATGCGAAAATGACACGTGCTCAAGTTCAAAAAAAATTGCATAAAATGGGGATAGAAGCAAAAACTAATCGTATCATGACGTCAGCAATTGCAACGGCAAAATACATTGCCAATCATTATCCAAATAAAACCGTCAAAGTTTTAGGTGGTGATGGCCTTCGTCAAGCACTACTAGATGAAGGGATGAACATTGTAGACAAAAATCCGAATGTATTTGTACTAGGTATGAACCCTGAAATAACCTATCAAATGCTGGCTGACGCATGTTATGATATCCAAAATGGTGCAGTATTTGTGGCAACAAATGGCGACATCAAATACCCAAGTGAGTATGGATTTGCACCAGGTAACGGCGCTCTTGCTGAATTAATTCACCATGTAACGGACGTGACACCATTTTATATTGGTAAACCCGCACCACATATGTTAGAGATTATTCGTCAGGAATTTCAATTGCAAAAAGAAGAAATGCTTATGATTGGAGATAACTACGATACGGATATTCTTGCAGGAATCAATTATGGTATTGATACACTACATGTGAATACAGGTGTTACACGTACAGAAGTGGTACAAAGAAAAGAGCAACCAGCAACATATACAGTTGAAACGTTACTTGATTTGCTGTAA
- a CDS encoding YuzB family protein has product MNPLVEFCVSNLANGSQETLEVLEKDPNIDVLEYGCLSYCTRCSDTLYALVNGEMVEAETPEELTKKIYQFIEENPLF; this is encoded by the coding sequence ATGAATCCACTTGTTGAATTTTGCGTCAGCAATTTGGCAAACGGCTCCCAAGAAACATTGGAAGTGCTGGAGAAAGATCCTAATATAGATGTACTAGAATATGGTTGTTTAAGCTATTGTACTAGATGTTCTGACACGTTATATGCACTTGTGAATGGTGAAATGGTTGAAGCTGAAACTCCAGAAGAGTTAACCAAAAAAATTTATCAATTTATTGAAGAAAATCCTTTGTTTTAA
- a CDS encoding NAD(P)/FAD-dependent oxidoreductase, translating to MRNLVLLGGGYGNMRVLLRLLPNNFPEDVQITLVDRAPFHSLKTEFYALAAGTTPEKHIRVNFPEHERLSAVYGEIEKIDLKNKSVHLDNGTKVEYDDLVIGLGCEDNYHNVPGAEELTYSIQTMAQSRITYNTLAGLPSGSTVGIVGAGLSGIELASELRESRADLKIKLFDRGPRILKDFPERLSKYVKKWFDNHDVEVIAESNITKVEDKVLYNHEEKIEVDAVVWTAGIQPVKVVRDTGLELERGRVKVTQYMNVPEDEHVYVVGDCAASQFGPSAQLAEEQAEHIVKVLKLRWSNQSLPEKMPEIKLKGFMGALGKKQGFVYLADTTVTGRIARLMKSGLLWMYKRHNG from the coding sequence ATGAGAAACTTAGTATTATTAGGCGGAGGCTACGGCAATATGCGCGTATTACTTCGTTTATTACCAAACAATTTTCCAGAGGATGTACAAATTACTCTAGTGGATCGTGCACCATTCCATAGTTTAAAAACTGAATTTTATGCTTTGGCTGCAGGAACTACACCTGAAAAACATATCCGTGTTAATTTCCCAGAACACGAAAGACTTTCAGCTGTATATGGAGAAATCGAAAAAATCGATCTAAAAAATAAATCGGTACATCTGGATAATGGAACAAAAGTTGAATATGATGATTTAGTGATCGGACTAGGTTGTGAAGATAATTATCATAATGTTCCGGGCGCAGAAGAATTAACATATAGTATTCAAACAATGGCACAATCTCGTATTACTTATAATACACTTGCGGGATTACCATCTGGTTCAACAGTAGGAATTGTCGGAGCAGGATTAAGTGGTATTGAATTAGCAAGTGAATTACGTGAGAGCCGTGCTGATCTTAAAATTAAATTATTTGACCGTGGTCCACGTATTTTAAAAGACTTCCCAGAACGTCTAAGTAAATACGTGAAAAAATGGTTTGATAACCATGACGTAGAAGTAATAGCTGAATCAAATATTACAAAAGTAGAAGATAAAGTACTTTACAATCATGAAGAAAAAATTGAAGTGGATGCAGTTGTGTGGACAGCAGGTATTCAACCAGTAAAAGTTGTTCGTGATACAGGCCTTGAATTAGAACGAGGACGCGTTAAAGTTACTCAATATATGAATGTCCCAGAAGATGAACATGTTTATGTTGTGGGTGACTGTGCAGCTTCACAATTCGGTCCTAGTGCACAACTAGCGGAAGAACAAGCAGAACATATTGTAAAAGTCTTGAAATTACGTTGGAGCAATCAATCATTACCAGAAAAAATGCCAGAGATAAAATTAAAAGGCTTTATGGGTGCTCTTGGTAAAAAACAAGGATTTGTTTATCTAGCGGATACTACAGTGACAGGTCGAATTGCTCGTTTGATGAAATCAGGATTATTATGGATGTATAAACGCCATAATGGTTAA
- a CDS encoding YuzD family protein → MTNKSVVIEIYGASVQCASCVNAPSSKDTYEWLQAAIDRKYPNTPYTITYIDIERPIENERHANWAQRVLNDEFFYPLILINDEVIGEGYIQLKPVYQALERHGFQALT, encoded by the coding sequence ATGACAAATAAATCAGTGGTTATTGAAATTTACGGAGCTAGTGTACAATGTGCTAGTTGCGTAAATGCTCCATCCTCAAAAGATACGTATGAGTGGCTACAAGCTGCAATTGATCGGAAGTATCCAAACACACCTTATACTATCACTTACATTGATATTGAACGTCCAATTGAGAATGAACGCCATGCTAATTGGGCACAGCGCGTCCTAAATGACGAATTCTTTTATCCATTAATACTCATTAATGATGAAGTAATTGGTGAAGGCTACATACAATTGAAGCCGGTATATCAAGCACTTGAGCGTCATGGCTTTCAAGCACTTACCTAA
- a CDS encoding NifU family protein, translating into MTEHVSDMQAQVQEVLDKLRPFLLRDGGDCQLVDVEDGVVKLRLLGACGSCPSSTITLKAGIERALLEEVPGVVEVEQVF; encoded by the coding sequence ATGACAGAACATGTTTCAGATATGCAAGCACAAGTACAAGAAGTATTAGATAAATTACGCCCATTCCTTCTTCGTGATGGAGGAGATTGCCAATTAGTAGATGTAGAAGATGGTGTTGTAAAATTACGTTTATTAGGCGCATGTGGTAGCTGCCCAAGTTCAACCATCACATTAAAAGCGGGAATTGAACGTGCACTATTAGAAGAAGTACCAGGTGTTGTAGAAGTAGAACAAGTTTTTTAA
- a CDS encoding DUF2225 domain-containing protein, with protein MELSPYYEKQIECIHCKKKFKSMKVRSNFVKVKETESDFHPIYENDINPLLYNVFVCEHCGFSFTEDFAKYFAPGVMEAIDEQITSHWIPHNFSGERSIADALQAYKLALVCGDLKKEKHIALAGLALRTAWLYRLIGYEEQETRFLKIARDQYIDAYSTEDYAGTAMSEVRVIYLIAELSRRIGDREQAIRYFSRVIEKQQSSNEAKIIELAKDQWQQMRATND; from the coding sequence ATGGAACTTTCTCCTTATTATGAAAAACAAATTGAATGCATTCACTGTAAAAAAAAATTTAAATCCATGAAAGTAAGATCGAACTTTGTCAAAGTTAAAGAAACTGAAAGTGACTTTCATCCAATTTATGAAAATGATATAAACCCTTTACTTTATAATGTATTCGTTTGCGAGCATTGTGGCTTTTCATTTACTGAAGATTTTGCAAAATATTTTGCACCAGGAGTAATGGAAGCAATTGATGAGCAAATTACATCACATTGGATACCTCATAATTTTTCGGGAGAACGATCAATTGCTGATGCCCTGCAAGCTTATAAACTAGCGCTTGTTTGTGGAGATTTAAAAAAGGAAAAACATATTGCACTTGCTGGACTTGCACTTCGTACTGCATGGCTTTATCGTTTAATTGGCTATGAAGAACAGGAAACACGTTTCCTAAAAATTGCACGTGATCAATATATTGATGCATATTCCACTGAAGATTATGCAGGGACTGCAATGAGTGAAGTACGTGTTATCTATTTAATCGCTGAACTATCTCGACGTATCGGTGATCGCGAACAGGCAATTCGTTACTTCTCTCGTGTTATTGAAAAACAACAATCTTCAAACGAAGCAAAAATAATTGAACTGGCAAAAGACCAATGGCAACAAATGCGAGCTACGAATGATTAA
- a CDS encoding HesB/IscA family protein has translation MTQVVDITEAAAFHIKEMMQNNDEEGSYLRVAVKGGGCSGLSYAMGFDKEKQDDDELFEEHGLRILVSREDAPILQGTKIDFKQSLMGGGFTIDNPNAIASCGCGSSFRTAKNAGTPEEC, from the coding sequence ATGACACAAGTAGTTGATATTACAGAGGCTGCAGCATTTCATATAAAAGAAATGATGCAAAATAACGATGAAGAGGGTTCATATCTACGAGTTGCTGTAAAAGGTGGCGGTTGTAGTGGCCTTTCATATGCAATGGGCTTCGATAAAGAAAAGCAAGACGATGACGAGCTTTTTGAAGAACATGGTTTACGAATTCTTGTATCCCGTGAGGATGCCCCAATTCTTCAAGGAACTAAAATAGATTTTAAACAATCATTAATGGGCGGAGGCTTCACTATAGACAATCCGAATGCAATAGCCTCATGCGGTTGTGGTAGTTCTTTTAGAACAGCGAAGAATGCTGGAACACCTGAAGAATGCTAA
- a CDS encoding NAD(P)/FAD-dependent oxidoreductase, translating to MKRPNILILGAGYGGLTTAVNLQKKLGSDEAEITLVNKNSYHYESTWLHEASAGTLKPERVRYEIKTVLNNKVHFVQESVKKIDIKNKKVVTNIGELTYDYLVVGLGFEGETFGIEGLDKFAFGITNVNDARKIRDHINTQFAEWASQEATEKDDTLLKIVVGGAGFTGIEFLGELANKIPELCKEYDVPREKVRVICVEAAPTVLPMFSPKLVEYAINVLTKKGIEFSVGTPVVQATNEGVKIKKGPNQFEFIKAGTVVWAAGVRGSRIVEESDLPSKRARVAVEEDLSVPGYSNIFMVGDCAFLMNKETDRPYPTTAQIAMQQAVTVAENLVALVKGEKTKPFVPKLKGTVCSLGNSDAIGDIWGKEITGKSASMIKKIIDNRALYLIGGARLVWKKGKLNLLK from the coding sequence ATGAAAAGACCGAATATATTGATATTAGGTGCTGGTTATGGTGGCTTAACAACAGCTGTCAATTTACAGAAGAAATTAGGTTCTGATGAAGCTGAAATTACGCTTGTCAATAAAAACTCTTACCATTATGAATCGACTTGGTTACATGAAGCGTCTGCAGGCACGTTAAAACCTGAACGAGTACGTTACGAGATTAAAACTGTACTAAATAACAAAGTACATTTTGTTCAAGAATCTGTTAAAAAAATTGATATAAAAAATAAAAAAGTAGTGACAAATATAGGTGAATTAACTTACGACTATTTAGTAGTAGGTCTTGGTTTTGAGGGAGAAACATTCGGTATTGAAGGACTCGATAAATTTGCATTTGGAATTACAAATGTAAATGATGCTCGGAAAATTCGTGATCACATTAATACACAGTTTGCGGAATGGGCATCTCAGGAAGCTACAGAAAAAGATGATACCTTATTGAAAATTGTTGTTGGTGGAGCAGGATTTACAGGTATCGAATTCTTAGGTGAACTAGCAAATAAAATACCAGAGCTATGTAAAGAATATGATGTACCAAGAGAAAAGGTACGTGTTATTTGTGTAGAAGCAGCCCCAACAGTTCTACCTATGTTTTCACCTAAACTAGTAGAATACGCAATTAATGTACTTACCAAAAAGGGAATTGAGTTTTCAGTAGGGACTCCTGTTGTGCAAGCAACTAATGAAGGCGTTAAGATTAAAAAAGGTCCAAATCAATTTGAGTTCATAAAAGCTGGTACAGTTGTATGGGCTGCTGGCGTTCGTGGTTCTCGAATCGTAGAAGAATCGGATTTACCATCAAAACGTGCAAGAGTCGCTGTAGAGGAGGATTTAAGCGTTCCAGGTTATTCGAATATTTTCATGGTAGGAGATTGTGCATTCTTGATGAATAAAGAAACAGATCGTCCTTATCCAACAACTGCTCAAATCGCCATGCAACAAGCTGTTACAGTGGCAGAAAATTTAGTCGCCTTAGTAAAAGGAGAAAAAACAAAACCTTTTGTACCAAAATTAAAAGGTACTGTCTGTTCATTGGGAAACTCCGATGCAATTGGTGATATTTGGGGTAAAGAAATCACAGGGAAATCCGCATCAATGATAAAAAAAATTATTGATAACCGTGCTTTATATTTGATCGGTGGTGCTCGTTTAGTATGGAAAAAGGGAAAGTTAAATCTCCTTAAATAG
- a CDS encoding NUDIX domain-containing protein produces MNSKDRTKVWLGVAGLVENENGEWLVVMKRYGGLEGMWSLPAGFVQPSETIDQACHRELQEETGIKASMQGLLGIRTGVLRNEISDNMAIFYLTANTQEQQVNVQLDELYEAKWMTPHELKEDKRTSMLLLELVDLSLKTRPATIEEIESDNIFGYTEYKLFF; encoded by the coding sequence ATGAATAGCAAGGATCGAACGAAAGTTTGGCTTGGTGTAGCAGGTTTAGTAGAAAATGAAAATGGTGAATGGCTTGTTGTGATGAAGCGCTATGGCGGATTAGAAGGTATGTGGTCTTTACCAGCAGGATTTGTTCAACCATCTGAAACCATTGACCAAGCTTGCCATCGCGAATTACAAGAAGAAACTGGGATTAAAGCATCTATGCAAGGTTTACTAGGAATCAGAACGGGTGTTTTAAGAAACGAAATTAGTGATAACATGGCTATTTTTTACTTAACAGCTAATACTCAAGAACAGCAAGTTAACGTCCAATTGGATGAATTATATGAAGCCAAATGGATGACGCCACATGAGCTAAAAGAAGACAAACGAACTTCAATGCTACTTTTAGAATTAGTAGATTTGTCCTTAAAAACAAGACCTGCAACGATAGAAGAAATTGAGAGCGATAACATCTTTGGTTATACAGAGTATAAATTGTTCTTTTAA
- a CDS encoding YuiB family protein, translating to MTGGFSIIQLILSMLIFLVMFFGIGFLLNMLLRSTWFMAILYPIVVIFIVDDISFLDYFFKAGTAFSALGHKLVSLQLADILILASGLVGAIISGIVMKILRRMGYQMF from the coding sequence ATGACAGGTGGATTTTCTATTATCCAATTAATCCTATCCATGCTAATTTTTTTAGTTATGTTCTTTGGTATTGGATTCTTATTGAATATGTTACTTCGATCTACATGGTTCATGGCAATACTTTATCCTATTGTGGTGATATTTATTGTAGATGATATCAGTTTCCTAGATTATTTCTTTAAAGCAGGAACAGCATTTTCGGCTTTGGGTCATAAACTAGTATCCTTACAATTAGCTGATATTTTGATTCTAGCTAGTGGATTAGTAGGTGCAATTATCTCAGGGATTGTGATGAAGATTTTACGAAGAATGGGTTATCAAATGTTTTAA
- a CDS encoding divergent PAP2 family protein: MELLHNLPLIAALLGILIAQLVKIPIHFIATREIDWGLFTSTGGMPSSHSAAVSALTTAIAFENGLSSSLFAIAAIFSVIVMFDATGIRYQAGQQAIVINQMRKDFQTFIIKAKALPEKSGEEKIEELKTLLGHRPIEVFFGCLTGIILSTLLYTLF, encoded by the coding sequence ATTGAACTTCTACACAATCTCCCTTTAATTGCTGCGTTACTTGGTATTTTGATAGCACAACTTGTAAAAATACCGATTCATTTTATTGCAACAAGAGAAATTGATTGGGGACTTTTTACTTCAACTGGGGGGATGCCAAGCTCTCATTCAGCAGCTGTTTCAGCTTTAACAACGGCAATTGCCTTTGAAAATGGGCTATCTTCGTCACTTTTTGCAATCGCTGCAATCTTTTCTGTAATCGTCATGTTTGATGCAACGGGAATACGTTACCAAGCAGGGCAACAAGCCATCGTTATTAATCAAATGCGAAAAGATTTTCAGACCTTTATCATTAAAGCAAAAGCCTTGCCTGAGAAGTCAGGAGAAGAAAAAATAGAAGAATTAAAAACACTCCTTGGACATCGCCCTATTGAAGTTTTTTTTGGTTGCTTAACCGGAATTATTCTCTCTACTCTACTCTATACACTATTCTAA
- a CDS encoding leucyl aminopeptidase: MLINKELQNFNSATADVLVVGVSKNQNNVANWQQFVDFFGSPIEQWIKEGDIQTDAKSITKIPVFSTQAKVKRIVFVGLGYRKMLTPDILREAFGLVGKTLRQHKTSSIALWVDSFETEEIPASDAVILAAEGMEMGSYTVENYKTTSNVAEITLEQVSFISNADIDELVAGYEVGEIYARAVNEARTLINKPGNLLTSTKLAEYAVELANEYNFEVEILDKAQLEELGMGAILAVNKGSKEEPRMITLKYQATDQWEDVVGFVGKGVTFDTGGYSIKSKSGLVGMKGDMGGAAAVLGAMRIIGELRPNKNVIGVIGSTDNMISGDAFKPDDVITTYSGKTVEILNTDAEGRLVLADAVFYAKQQGANYLIDLATLTGGVITALGYDKTGALTNNKEFFESFLEAADETGEFVWQLPLTENDKKRIRKSDVADLNNSPGSDGHMIFGGGFIGEFVGDTPWIHLDIAGTSDAMSAYDLGPKGGTGVMVRTLATLIERLAEEDSKH, translated from the coding sequence ATGCTTATCAATAAAGAGCTCCAAAATTTCAATTCGGCGACAGCAGATGTATTAGTGGTCGGAGTTTCAAAAAATCAAAATAATGTTGCGAACTGGCAACAGTTTGTAGATTTCTTTGGTAGTCCAATCGAGCAATGGATTAAGGAAGGGGATATCCAAACAGATGCGAAGTCAATCACTAAAATCCCTGTTTTTTCAACCCAAGCAAAAGTAAAAAGAATTGTCTTTGTTGGATTAGGGTATCGTAAAATGCTAACACCGGATATTTTACGCGAAGCCTTTGGTTTAGTAGGAAAAACACTTCGTCAACATAAAACCTCTTCAATTGCATTATGGGTAGATTCATTTGAAACGGAGGAAATCCCAGCTTCGGATGCAGTGATTCTTGCTGCTGAAGGGATGGAAATGGGTTCTTACACGGTCGAAAATTACAAAACCACATCTAATGTAGCAGAAATTACATTGGAGCAAGTAAGCTTCATCTCAAATGCTGATATTGATGAACTTGTTGCTGGTTATGAAGTTGGGGAAATTTATGCTAGAGCAGTAAATGAAGCTCGCACACTTATTAATAAGCCAGGTAATTTGTTAACTTCTACAAAGTTAGCTGAATATGCTGTAGAGCTTGCAAATGAATATAATTTTGAAGTTGAAATTCTAGATAAAGCACAGCTTGAAGAACTTGGAATGGGTGCTATTCTTGCAGTCAATAAAGGTTCAAAAGAAGAACCTCGTATGATTACATTAAAATACCAAGCGACTGATCAATGGGAAGATGTAGTAGGATTTGTGGGTAAAGGTGTAACATTTGATACCGGCGGTTACTCTATTAAATCTAAATCTGGTCTAGTTGGTATGAAAGGTGATATGGGAGGAGCAGCAGCTGTTCTTGGAGCAATGCGTATTATTGGTGAATTACGTCCAAACAAAAATGTGATAGGTGTAATTGGTTCAACCGATAATATGATTTCTGGTGATGCTTTTAAGCCTGATGATGTTATCACTACATATAGTGGTAAAACAGTAGAAATTCTAAATACGGATGCAGAAGGGCGTTTAGTACTTGCGGATGCGGTTTTCTATGCAAAACAACAAGGTGCAAATTATTTAATCGATTTAGCTACGTTAACAGGTGGTGTTATTACAGCACTTGGTTATGATAAAACAGGCGCTTTAACAAATAACAAAGAATTTTTTGAATCCTTCCTTGAAGCCGCTGATGAAACAGGAGAATTTGTTTGGCAATTACCTTTAACAGAAAACGATAAAAAACGTATCCGTAAAAGTGATGTGGCTGATTTGAACAATTCTCCAGGTAGTGATGGTCATATGATTTTTGGGGGAGGATTTATTGGAGAATTCGTCGGTGATACACCGTGGATTCACTTGGATATTGCAGGGACATCTGATGCTATGAGTGCGTATGATTTAGGACCAAAAGGTGGTACTGGTGTAATGGT